Proteins from a single region of Leptolyngbyaceae cyanobacterium:
- the bchB gene encoding ferredoxin:protochlorophyllide reductase (ATP-dependent) subunit B, translating to MKLAYWMYAGPAHIGTLRIASSFKNVHAIMHAPLGDDYFNVMRSMLERERNFTPVTASIVDRHVLARGSQERVVDNITRKDQEENPDLIVLTPTCTSSILQEDLQNFVDRAQLDAKGDVMLADVNHYRVNELQAADRTLHQIVQYYIEKARKQGNLPAGKTEKPSVNIIGITTLGFHNQHDCTELKRLMADLGIEVNQVIPEGASVNNLKNLPKAWFNLVPYREIGLMAAKYLQEEFGTPYIDITPMGVVETARCLRKIQEVINAQGADVDYEDYINEQTLHVSQAAWFSRSIDCQNLTGKKAVVFGDSTHAAAITKILAREMGIHVVWAGTYCKYDAEWFREQVSEYCDEVIITEDHGQIGDAIARVEPSAIFGTQMERHVGKRLDIPCGVIAAPIHIQNFPIGYKPFMGYEGTNQIVDLIYNSFTLGMEDHLLEIFGGHDTKEVITKGISADSDLGWTREAQAELNKIPGFVRGKVKRNTEKFARERNIGQITVEVMYAAKEAVGA from the coding sequence ATGAAATTGGCTTACTGGATGTATGCAGGACCCGCCCACATTGGTACGCTTCGCATCGCCAGTTCATTTAAAAATGTCCACGCGATCATGCACGCGCCGTTGGGAGATGATTATTTCAACGTAATGCGATCGATGTTAGAACGGGAGAGAAATTTTACCCCTGTAACAGCCAGTATCGTCGATCGCCACGTTCTCGCACGCGGTTCTCAAGAAAGAGTGGTAGATAATATCACTCGCAAGGATCAGGAAGAAAACCCAGATTTGATCGTGCTGACTCCGACTTGCACGTCAAGTATTTTGCAAGAAGATTTACAAAACTTTGTCGATCGCGCTCAACTAGATGCCAAAGGCGACGTGATGTTGGCAGATGTGAATCACTATCGCGTTAACGAATTGCAAGCAGCCGATCGCACTTTGCATCAAATCGTCCAATATTATATCGAAAAAGCACGCAAACAAGGCAACTTACCAGCAGGAAAAACTGAAAAACCTTCCGTTAATATCATCGGTATTACTACTCTCGGTTTCCATAACCAACACGACTGCACCGAACTAAAACGGTTAATGGCAGATTTAGGAATTGAAGTAAATCAAGTAATACCTGAAGGTGCTTCCGTTAACAACTTAAAGAATCTGCCGAAAGCTTGGTTTAACCTAGTTCCTTATCGGGAAATCGGGTTAATGGCAGCTAAATATTTGCAAGAAGAATTCGGCACACCTTATATAGATATCACCCCAATGGGTGTGGTAGAAACTGCTCGTTGTCTTCGCAAAATTCAAGAAGTAATTAACGCCCAAGGTGCTGATGTTGATTACGAAGATTACATCAACGAACAAACATTGCACGTTTCCCAAGCTGCTTGGTTTTCTCGTTCCATTGACTGCCAAAACTTAACTGGTAAAAAAGCCGTGGTGTTTGGCGATAGCACTCACGCCGCCGCCATTACCAAAATTTTGGCACGAGAAATGGGAATTCACGTAGTTTGGGCTGGTACTTATTGCAAATACGATGCTGAATGGTTCCGGGAACAGGTTAGCGAGTACTGCGATGAAGTAATTATCACTGAAGATCATGGTCAAATTGGAGATGCGATCGCGCGAGTAGAACCTTCCGCGATTTTCGGCACTCAAATGGAACGCCACGTCGGTAAACGTTTGGATATTCCCTGCGGTGTTATTGCAGCACCAATTCACATTCAAAACTTCCCTATAGGTTACAAACCTTTTATGGGTTATGAAGGCACAAATCAAATCGTTGATTTGATCTACAATTCCTTTACTTTGGGGATGGAAGATCACCTGCTAGAAATCTTCGGCGGACACGATACCAAAGAAGTAATTACTAAGGGAATTTCTGCTGATTCCGATCTTGGTTGGACGAGAGAAGCACAAGCAGAATTGAATAAAATTCCCGGTTTCGTGCGCGGTAAAGTGAAGCGTAATACCGAAAAGTTTGCCCGCGAAAGAAACATCGGGCAAATTACCGTTGAGGTGATGTACGC
- a CDS encoding FkbM family methyltransferase: MESSVSDYWQYLQNLSASLSSELLDQIRILLADTSLDNPTSGRDFNNFAVFALIEAENSEDLSQREFYLGIATEALNREEALDEYPLCAAHLALVLAAIGQIQSAIDLALTTFLKILPLAYTENQKLLPGLVYFPVNSTKLGDLEISQIIAAENSYQQSILLISQVLCYSTSVFYDFGLRALHLAIQILPDSPTSNLKLGVASILNNQMEGVLYLHRASKIAPEDAKIWQALHLIYRDLKQPIIAQSFLQKGRSLRQQNPNQINWQWTNLESNSAFTYVPFENNLILTVEASLCSIVTSVLLAEGDWFENEIEFWRHWIEPGMTVIDVGANVGVYTFSAAQKVGSSGCVLAVEPFFGGVSCLSETCRINEINWVKVCAGAASDRNGFINLQLEVSNEYNAIISDEDAAEISPEKLQKVACFTLDSLVEKENLNRVDLLKIDAEGHEMSVLLGSETILTQFAPLIIYENVISGVQNSNLPVAEFLLEKGYQLFSYQPFLRKLIPIDNLTDLPAKLNIIALPEGRVAGINT; encoded by the coding sequence ATGGAAAGTTCTGTTTCTGATTATTGGCAATACCTGCAAAACCTTTCGGCTTCTCTGTCGTCAGAACTTTTAGATCAAATTAGAATTCTACTTGCCGATACATCTTTAGATAATCCCACTTCTGGCCGAGATTTTAATAACTTTGCCGTTTTTGCATTAATCGAAGCCGAAAATAGCGAAGATTTATCTCAACGGGAGTTTTATTTGGGAATTGCTACAGAAGCATTAAATAGAGAAGAAGCTTTAGATGAGTATCCGTTGTGTGCGGCGCACTTGGCTTTGGTTTTGGCTGCGATCGGTCAAATACAATCTGCGATCGACTTAGCGCTTACCACTTTTCTAAAAATTCTGCCTCTTGCTTATACCGAGAACCAAAAATTATTACCAGGACTGGTTTATTTTCCTGTTAATTCAACCAAACTTGGTGATTTAGAAATTTCTCAAATCATCGCGGCAGAAAACAGCTATCAACAATCTATTTTATTAATCAGTCAAGTTCTTTGTTACTCTACAAGCGTATTTTATGATTTTGGACTTCGCGCCCTCCATTTAGCTATTCAAATTTTACCTGATTCCCCTACAAGTAACTTAAAGTTAGGAGTTGCCAGCATTCTCAACAATCAAATGGAAGGAGTGTTATATTTACATCGTGCCAGTAAAATAGCGCCAGAAGATGCAAAAATATGGCAAGCTTTGCACTTAATTTATCGAGATTTGAAACAGCCGATAATCGCCCAATCATTTTTACAAAAAGGTCGGAGTTTACGCCAGCAAAACCCTAATCAAATAAATTGGCAATGGACTAATTTAGAATCCAATAGCGCTTTTACTTATGTACCTTTCGAGAATAATTTAATCTTAACAGTAGAAGCGAGCCTTTGCAGTATTGTCACTAGCGTATTGCTAGCCGAAGGTGATTGGTTTGAAAATGAAATTGAATTTTGGCGTCATTGGATTGAACCGGGAATGACAGTAATTGATGTGGGTGCTAATGTAGGAGTTTATACATTTAGCGCTGCCCAAAAAGTAGGAAGTTCCGGTTGCGTGTTAGCGGTTGAACCATTTTTTGGTGGTGTTAGCTGTTTGTCAGAAACTTGTAGGATAAATGAGATAAATTGGGTAAAAGTTTGTGCTGGTGCTGCCAGCGATCGCAATGGATTTATTAACTTACAATTGGAAGTTTCTAACGAGTATAACGCCATCATATCTGATGAAGATGCGGCAGAGATATCGCCTGAAAAATTGCAAAAAGTAGCTTGTTTTACTCTCGATAGTTTAGTAGAGAAAGAAAATTTAAATCGAGTAGATTTACTCAAAATTGATGCTGAAGGTCATGAAATGTCAGTTTTACTGGGCAGTGAAACGATTTTAACACAATTTGCGCCATTAATTATATACGAAAATGTAATTAGTGGCGTACAAAATAGTAACTTACCCGTAGCAGAATTTTTACTAGAAAAAGGCTATCAACTATTTTCTTATCAACCTTTTTTAAGAAAGCTGATTCCGATCGATAATCTTACAGATTTGCCAGCAAAATTAAATATAATTGCTCTGCCAGAGGGGAGGGTTGCAGGAATTAATACCTAG
- the rph gene encoding ribonuclease PH: MSWQRPDGRQPYQLRPIRFERNFTRFAAGSVLAHCGDTQVLCNVSIQESVPKFLVGSGKGWLTAEYRMLPSATLQRQEREFLKLSGRTQEIQRLIGRSLRAALDLQALGERTVIVDADVLQADAGTRTTAITGAFVALADAIAKLVKEGKLVRSPIVHQIAAVSVGLLQGEPYLDLNYPEDVAADVDFNVVMNEELAIIEIQGTAENNFFSRTQLNGILDLAEKGIKELLEAQREALQ, translated from the coding sequence ATGTCCTGGCAGCGTCCCGATGGCAGACAACCTTACCAATTGCGTCCGATTCGTTTTGAACGCAACTTCACTCGCTTTGCAGCAGGTTCGGTGCTTGCTCATTGCGGCGATACGCAAGTGCTGTGCAATGTTAGTATTCAAGAGAGCGTCCCCAAATTTTTAGTAGGTTCTGGTAAGGGTTGGTTAACTGCTGAGTATCGGATGCTTCCCAGCGCGACTTTGCAACGCCAAGAACGAGAATTTTTGAAGTTATCGGGAAGAACGCAGGAGATTCAACGCTTGATCGGACGCAGTTTGAGGGCTGCTTTGGATTTGCAAGCGTTGGGAGAGAGGACGGTTATTGTAGATGCGGATGTATTGCAGGCGGATGCGGGTACTCGCACTACGGCGATTACTGGCGCGTTTGTGGCTCTTGCGGATGCGATCGCAAAATTGGTAAAAGAAGGTAAGCTAGTGCGATCGCCGATCGTTCACCAAATCGCTGCTGTTTCTGTGGGACTTTTGCAAGGTGAACCGTATTTAGATTTAAACTATCCCGAAGATGTCGCCGCTGATGTTGATTTCAACGTGGTGATGAACGAAGAACTTGCCATTATTGAAATCCAAGGAACCGCCGAAAATAACTTTTTCAGTCGTACTCAGCTTAACGGAATTTTGGATTTAGCGGAAAAAGGTATTAAGGAATTACTAGAAGCGCAACGAGAAGCTTTGCAGTAA
- a CDS encoding nucleoside monophosphate kinase translates to MRLVILGGAGAGKGTQARLLSTHLNVPAISTGDILRSAIATSTDLGLQAQPYVDKGELVPDPTMIEFMRLRLLLFDVVDGWVLDGYPRTAFQAEELDFLLDDLKQHLDWAIWLDVPESILISRSLDRSRDDDVPEIIQRRIQLFQERTALILDYYERRQRLLTIDGNQSAEKVQQDILQKIM, encoded by the coding sequence GTGAGACTGGTGATTTTGGGAGGTGCAGGTGCGGGAAAGGGAACCCAAGCACGATTACTATCAACTCATCTGAATGTTCCTGCCATCTCTACAGGCGATATACTACGAAGTGCGATCGCTACTAGTACGGATTTGGGTTTGCAAGCGCAGCCTTATGTAGACAAGGGTGAGTTAGTACCCGATCCTACGATGATCGAATTCATGCGTTTGCGGCTGCTGTTGTTCGATGTGGTAGATGGTTGGGTACTCGATGGTTATCCTCGCACTGCTTTCCAAGCTGAGGAATTAGATTTTTTGTTGGATGATTTGAAGCAGCATTTGGATTGGGCGATTTGGTTGGATGTGCCAGAATCGATCTTGATAAGCAGATCGTTGGATCGATCGCGCGATGACGATGTACCGGAAATCATCCAGCGCCGCATTCAATTATTCCAAGAAAGAACTGCCTTGATACTAGATTATTACGAACGCCGCCAAAGGCTGTTAACGATCGACGGTAACCAATCCGCTGAAAAAGTGCAGCAAGACATTTTACAAAAAATTATGTAG
- a CDS encoding P-loop NTPase family protein — protein sequence MVAQLETATLNTHRRLLPTIEGLVQVFTSSHRNFFTSVMAQALRIAGQGTPVLVVQFLKGGINQGYEHPVRLGQNLDWIRCNLPRCIDTPHLDDAEMEALLELWQQTQKEVLDGKYSLVVLDELSLAMNFGLIPESEVLELLKHRPHHVDIILTGPEMPKVILDLADQITEMRKSNRP from the coding sequence ATGGTTGCCCAGCTAGAAACTGCTACTCTCAACACTCACCGTCGCCTACTCCCCACCATTGAAGGACTAGTACAAGTCTTTACCTCCTCTCACCGCAACTTTTTTACCAGTGTAATGGCCCAAGCCCTGAGAATTGCCGGACAGGGAACCCCCGTTTTAGTCGTACAGTTCCTCAAAGGAGGAATTAATCAGGGGTACGAACATCCTGTTCGCTTAGGACAAAATTTAGATTGGATTCGCTGTAATTTACCACGCTGCATCGACACGCCTCATTTAGACGATGCAGAAATGGAAGCCCTCCTAGAATTGTGGCAGCAAACCCAAAAAGAAGTGCTGGATGGGAAATATTCTCTAGTCGTATTGGATGAATTGAGTTTGGCAATGAACTTCGGCTTAATTCCCGAATCAGAAGTGCTGGAATTACTCAAGCACCGCCCCCATCATGTAGACATAATTTTGACCGGGCCGGAAATGCCAAAGGTTATCCTAGACTTAGCCGATCAAATTACGGAAATGCGTAAAAGTAATAGACCCTGA
- the dcd gene encoding dCTP deaminase, whose protein sequence is MIKNDIWISEMAQKGMISPFEPHLIRRVEGLPVISYGLSSFGYDIRLSPVDFRIFRHIPGTVVDPKNFNPENLQQTKLYTDANGSYFILPAHSYGLGVALERLEIPHNITVICIGKSTYARCGIIANITPAEAAWRGYLTLELSNASSADCRIYANEGIVQLMFFEGEPCAVNYEARQGKYQDQLETVTIARI, encoded by the coding sequence GTGATTAAGAACGATATCTGGATTTCTGAAATGGCTCAAAAGGGTATGATTTCGCCCTTTGAGCCTCATTTAATTCGTCGTGTTGAGGGATTGCCAGTCATTTCTTATGGCCTTAGTAGCTTTGGTTATGATATTAGGTTATCACCTGTAGATTTTCGCATTTTTAGGCATATTCCAGGCACTGTAGTAGATCCTAAAAACTTTAATCCTGAGAACTTACAGCAAACAAAATTATATACAGATGCCAATGGCAGTTATTTTATTCTTCCCGCTCATTCTTATGGCTTAGGTGTTGCGTTAGAAAGGCTGGAAATACCACACAATATTACAGTAATCTGCATCGGTAAGAGTACTTATGCTCGCTGCGGAATTATTGCCAATATTACTCCAGCTGAAGCAGCTTGGCGAGGTTACCTAACCCTAGAGTTATCCAATGCTTCTAGCGCTGATTGCCGAATTTATGCCAATGAAGGAATAGTACAGTTAATGTTTTTTGAAGGCGAACCTTGTGCTGTCAACTACGAGGCGCGTCAAGGTAAATATCAAGACCAACTAGAAACCGTAACTATTGCTCGTATTTAA
- the thyX gene encoding FAD-dependent thymidylate synthase, protein MDRFRVEVIAKTPNPQQVVYAALHQDYTEAFVFDEINEWPTESKCGEIIVKRLLAGERGHYGPLEHPQIVFNCGYFPHSVMQQARTHRVGVSFDVQSFRYTGNQFIDVAEGKKDIEEVFYLRPVGYYTDREGKKYHYSLEQRQEDLKWCIEAAKRYKADVDAGMSEEHARGKLPFDYRQHFVVSFNLRSFLHFCDLRNKKNAQLEIQKLCELMWPHFKDWVPAIAEWYEANRLGKARLAP, encoded by the coding sequence ATGGATCGATTCCGAGTAGAGGTTATTGCCAAAACACCAAATCCTCAGCAGGTGGTTTATGCTGCTCTCCACCAAGATTATACCGAGGCTTTTGTATTTGATGAGATAAACGAGTGGCCTACAGAGTCAAAATGCGGTGAAATAATTGTTAAACGCCTTTTAGCGGGTGAACGGGGGCATTACGGCCCATTAGAACATCCACAAATCGTGTTTAATTGTGGCTATTTTCCTCATAGCGTGATGCAGCAGGCGCGAACTCATCGCGTTGGCGTGAGTTTTGACGTGCAATCGTTTCGGTATACAGGTAATCAATTTATTGATGTAGCTGAAGGCAAAAAAGATATAGAAGAAGTTTTCTATCTTCGTCCAGTTGGCTATTATACTGACCGTGAAGGTAAAAAATACCATTATTCTCTAGAGCAGAGACAAGAAGATTTAAAATGGTGTATCGAAGCAGCCAAAAGATACAAAGCGGATGTTGATGCAGGTATGTCTGAAGAACACGCCAGAGGAAAGCTTCCTTTTGATTACCGCCAACATTTCGTAGTCAGCTTTAATTTAAGGTCTTTTCTACATTTTTGCGATTTAAGAAACAAGAAAAATGCACAACTGGAAATTCAAAAGCTATGCGAACTGATGTGGCCGCATTTTAAGGATTGGGTGCCTGCAATTGCAGAATGGTATGAAGCTAATCGTCTTGGTAAAGCAAGGTTAGCTCCATAA
- the tmk gene encoding dTMP kinase, whose product MKNLFIVFEGVDGSGTSTQSSLLKDYFATQGYPAVLTCEPSNGPIGNLIRQAMKKRVLFVNDSQKFDEQMAYLFAADRHDHLYNEVDGVVKLLKDFTVISTRYYFSSLAYHWNTQEEFEFVSKLNEKFPRPDLVIYIDIPIELGLDRISDRTSKDIYENQQKLAKVKGNYQQIFAQYAGLALQVDGTKDKYLIHEKIVEFIKKNFA is encoded by the coding sequence ATGAAAAATTTGTTTATTGTTTTTGAAGGCGTCGATGGTTCTGGCACTTCGACCCAATCTAGCTTGCTCAAAGATTATTTTGCTACCCAAGGTTATCCAGCCGTACTGACTTGCGAACCATCAAATGGGCCAATTGGCAACTTAATCAGACAAGCGATGAAGAAAAGGGTTTTGTTTGTCAATGATAGCCAGAAATTTGACGAACAAATGGCTTATTTGTTTGCCGCCGATCGCCACGACCATCTATATAATGAAGTTGATGGCGTCGTGAAGTTATTAAAAGATTTTACGGTAATCAGTACCAGATATTATTTTTCATCTTTAGCATATCATTGGAATACTCAAGAAGAGTTTGAATTTGTCAGTAAATTAAATGAAAAATTTCCCCGTCCCGACTTGGTAATATATATAGATATACCGATTGAATTGGGTTTGGATAGAATTAGCGATCGCACTTCTAAAGATATCTACGAAAATCAGCAAAAACTAGCTAAAGTAAAAGGTAATTACCAACAGATATTCGCTCAATATGCAGGTTTAGCGTTACAGGTAGATGGAACTAAAGATAAATATTTAATTCACGAGAAGATTGTAGAATTTATTAAGAAAAACTTTGCTTAA
- a CDS encoding ATP-binding protein, with amino-acid sequence MKTQVVKRKHLKCLDKIMTGLGMFQQDNLRVKSDLTFLNQVLQWFEKFCFQNLAKVSWLENKYDGIKLALAEGFTNAVRHAHENLPKETPIDIQVKLSEEGLEIRIWDFGEPFDPNTLPEPEPGTLQVGGYGWFLMRRIADRVIYERGQDQRNCLILITGKV; translated from the coding sequence ATGAAAACACAAGTTGTGAAACGCAAGCATTTAAAATGCTTGGATAAAATCATGACCGGTCTGGGAATGTTCCAGCAAGATAATCTGAGAGTCAAGAGCGATCTGACTTTTCTCAACCAAGTACTACAATGGTTTGAGAAGTTTTGCTTTCAGAATTTAGCGAAAGTTTCCTGGTTGGAGAATAAGTACGACGGGATTAAGTTAGCACTAGCGGAAGGGTTTACTAATGCTGTCCGTCACGCCCATGAGAATTTACCAAAAGAAACGCCGATCGATATTCAAGTAAAATTATCGGAAGAGGGTTTGGAAATTCGGATTTGGGATTTTGGCGAACCTTTCGATCCCAACACTTTACCAGAACCAGAACCCGGTACTCTACAAGTAGGGGGCTACGGTTGGTTTTTGATGCGCCGGATTGCAGACCGGGTGATTTACGAACGGGGTCAGGATCAAAGAAACTGTTTAATTCTAATTACAGGAAAGGTTTAG
- the sfsA gene encoding DNA/RNA nuclease SfsA: protein MTSDWIYHYPTLYPGILLKRYKRFLADIELATGEIITAHCPNTGPMTGVSTPGSLVQVSYSDNAKRKLPYTLEMIRVCDTEPTWVGINTSLPNRIIKLVLEKNLIPQISNNTEIRCEVTYGQNKSSRVDFLLTDNDKKQPIYLEVKNTTWSNERLALFPDTITTRGQKHLRELTALLPQARAVMLYFISRSDCTHFAPGDSADPLYGQLLRLAVAQGLEVLPCRFDIKPEGIRYLGLAEFVPSMSALSIGNYENTSCETQAFKMLG from the coding sequence ATGACATCTGATTGGATTTACCATTACCCAACTCTTTACCCCGGCATTTTACTAAAACGTTATAAACGATTTTTAGCAGATATTGAATTGGCAACAGGGGAAATAATTACCGCTCATTGTCCGAATACCGGGCCAATGACCGGGGTATCTACTCCTGGTAGTTTAGTACAAGTTTCTTATAGCGACAATGCTAAACGTAAACTTCCTTACACTTTGGAGATGATTCGGGTTTGCGATACTGAACCGACTTGGGTAGGAATCAATACAAGCTTACCCAATCGTATAATCAAACTCGTTTTAGAAAAAAATTTAATACCCCAAATAAGTAATAATACTGAAATTCGTTGTGAAGTTACTTATGGCCAAAATAAAAGCAGTCGTGTAGATTTTTTGTTAACGGACAATGACAAAAAACAACCGATTTATCTGGAGGTGAAGAATACTACTTGGTCAAATGAGAGATTAGCCCTTTTTCCTGATACCATAACTACGCGAGGGCAGAAACACTTACGAGAACTTACGGCACTTTTACCTCAAGCACGGGCAGTCATGTTGTACTTTATTAGCCGTAGCGATTGTACCCATTTTGCCCCCGGAGATAGTGCCGACCCCTTGTACGGACAACTGCTGCGGTTAGCAGTAGCGCAGGGTTTGGAAGTTCTGCCTTGTCGTTTCGACATCAAGCCAGAAGGTATTCGTTACTTAGGCTTGGCAGAGTTTGTTCCTTCTATGTCAGCATTGAGTATAGGCAACTATGAAAACACAAGTTGTGAAACGCAAGCATTTAAAATGCTTGGATAA
- the murJ gene encoding murein biosynthesis integral membrane protein MurJ: MSVSKKKSRTLVGIAGIVAVATLISKIFGLVRQQAIAAAFGVGAAANAYSYAYIVPGFLLVLLGGINGPFHSAVVSVLSKRRKEEVAPIVETITTFVTGGLLLVSIALIFFAEPLINLVAPGLDRVEGVGPLTKAIAIQQLQIMAPMALFAGLIGIGFATLNAADQYWLPSISPLFSSITVIGGIAVLAMQLANKITLPEYAMLGGQVLAVGTLAGAVLQWLVQVIAQWRSGLGTLRLRFDFQHPGVRETMKIMGPATFSSGMMHINVYTDLFFASFIPKAAAALSYAGLLVQTPLGIISNVLLVPLLPIFSRLAAPEDWPELKVRIRQGLMMTALTMLPLGAIMVSLSVPIVRVVYERGAFDRQASSLVASLLVAYGIGMFFYLGRDVLVRVFYGLGDGDTPFRISMVNIFLKALLNYIFVQPFGAPGLVLSTMGVNFTSMVMLLWFLNRKLNGLPLREWGMPLGALTGGSIIAGVVCWLTNWQLQQMFGTEGLLIQLMQLCLSALVGLALFGIFASKLNLPEVDIFLTRIKQKFGKKA; the protein is encoded by the coding sequence GTGTCTGTAAGTAAAAAAAAATCTCGAACTTTGGTGGGAATTGCTGGCATTGTAGCAGTCGCCACCTTGATTAGTAAAATTTTTGGCTTGGTGCGTCAACAAGCGATCGCAGCTGCATTTGGTGTGGGTGCCGCCGCCAACGCCTACAGCTACGCCTATATCGTGCCAGGTTTCTTGTTAGTATTGCTGGGGGGCATCAACGGGCCATTTCACAGTGCCGTAGTCAGCGTTTTATCGAAGCGGCGGAAAGAAGAGGTTGCTCCCATTGTAGAAACAATCACCACTTTTGTGACCGGAGGGCTGTTACTAGTCTCGATCGCCTTAATCTTTTTCGCGGAACCTTTAATTAATTTAGTGGCACCGGGACTCGATCGGGTAGAAGGAGTTGGCCCACTGACGAAAGCGATCGCGATCCAACAACTCCAAATTATGGCACCGATGGCACTGTTTGCCGGACTGATCGGTATCGGTTTTGCCACCCTCAACGCCGCCGATCAATATTGGTTACCGTCCATCAGCCCCTTATTCTCCAGCATCACCGTGATCGGGGGAATCGCCGTTTTAGCAATGCAGCTGGCAAACAAAATTACTCTCCCAGAATACGCCATGCTGGGCGGACAAGTTTTAGCGGTGGGAACTTTAGCCGGGGCAGTTTTGCAATGGTTAGTGCAAGTAATTGCCCAATGGCGATCGGGTTTAGGTACATTGCGCTTGCGATTTGACTTTCAACACCCAGGCGTTCGCGAAACCATGAAAATCATGGGCCCAGCAACTTTTTCCTCCGGTATGATGCACATTAACGTTTATACCGATTTATTCTTTGCTTCTTTTATACCGAAAGCTGCCGCCGCATTAAGTTATGCCGGACTTTTAGTACAAACACCTTTAGGAATTATTTCAAACGTCCTGTTAGTACCTCTTTTACCCATATTTTCCCGCCTCGCCGCCCCCGAAGATTGGCCGGAATTAAAAGTCAGAATTCGCCAAGGGTTAATGATGACGGCACTTACCATGTTACCCCTTGGTGCGATTATGGTTTCCCTATCAGTACCGATCGTGCGAGTAGTTTACGAACGAGGTGCATTCGATCGCCAAGCTTCTAGTTTAGTCGCATCATTATTAGTAGCTTACGGCATCGGAATGTTCTTTTACTTAGGACGAGATGTACTAGTTAGAGTATTTTATGGATTAGGAGATGGAGACACTCCCTTCCGCATCAGCATGGTAAATATTTTCCTGAAAGCCCTGCTAAATTATATTTTTGTTCAACCTTTCGGCGCACCCGGTTTAGTTCTTTCCACGATGGGAGTAAACTTTACCTCAATGGTAATGTTGTTGTGGTTTCTCAATCGCAAACTCAACGGTTTACCTTTACGAGAATGGGGAATGCCTTTAGGTGCTTTAACTGGCGGTAGCATAATTGCTGGCGTTGTTTGTTGGCTGACAAATTGGCAATTACAACAAATGTTCGGCACGGAAGGTTTGTTAATTCAATTGATGCAATTATGCTTATCTGCCTTAGTTGGTTTAGCCTTATTTGGAATTTTTGCAAGTAAGCTAAACTTGCCAGAAGTAGATATTTTCTTGACACGGATAAAGCAGAAATTTGGCAAGAAAGCCTGA
- a CDS encoding DUF3181 family protein translates to MAKTSTSQAIESLAAEIGENVYIDIAKWHLYLREAHLHTVVAEQVYPMLVDNTLEEGRVLKVLESIPVKLGGRRDVPLADLIPTASQVNLMDILEEFQRKM, encoded by the coding sequence ATGGCAAAGACTAGCACCTCACAAGCGATCGAATCTCTAGCCGCAGAAATTGGCGAAAATGTATATATCGACATTGCCAAGTGGCATCTCTATTTAAGAGAAGCCCATCTGCATACGGTTGTTGCCGAACAAGTTTATCCCATGCTAGTGGATAATACCCTCGAAGAAGGAAGGGTTTTAAAAGTTCTTGAAAGTATCCCCGTTAAGTTAGGGGGGCGGCGGGATGTTCCTTTAGCTGATTTGATCCCTACCGCAAGTCAAGTTAATTTGATGGATATCTTGGAAGAGTTTCAACGCAAAATGTAG
- a CDS encoding 2TM domain-containing protein yields MPPRWPRKPDRNDPAFRKLDDRMNFAVHVAIFAASNSGLWFVHNIQKAEWPWATWVTGGWALLLVAHAVYIFAIANYSESPLPSVDRASKSP; encoded by the coding sequence ATGCCTCCTCGTTGGCCTCGCAAACCCGATCGCAATGACCCCGCTTTCCGCAAACTAGATGACCGGATGAACTTCGCCGTCCATGTAGCAATTTTTGCTGCTTCTAATTCCGGTTTGTGGTTTGTTCATAATATCCAAAAAGCGGAATGGCCGTGGGCTACTTGGGTAACGGGCGGTTGGGCGCTGCTTTTGGTGGCCCATGCGGTGTATATTTTCGCGATCGCAAATTACTCCGAATCCCCTTTACCATCTGTTGACCGGGCTAGCAAATCTCCCTAA